One stretch of Dokdonia sp. Hel_I_53 DNA includes these proteins:
- a CDS encoding sensor histidine kinase, protein MSVNFPKKYYIVLALLALVTAIVLYWGTSDILSQEKFARKQRLEIANRGVSEGLENAFKNYATLLSGLKSHIELTNIVPPEDFAKTYLENQTNDLNTNPPFCVSYVDTNHIFIYDFTMQETKSLQLAGKSIESIIGKSGIERMDTLITSSDFYVSNPTNLLEGRVGLPVGFGIVNNEGVSLGYISSVVELGPIMDDLYLGINIKDLVFKFQSNDGSYFDRTRAYNGQKVFAKEKDPQYYKNFDIHPEQFIASTFSFYNKKFIVSSAYKSSYKENTKIIIFSLALYVLILGFMLLLTVRYYIYKRKNRLIAAQKKRLTSLVETKNKFFSIIAHDLRSPLSSIINFLDVLNDEKIQNEETKAIMKSLECSSRNSIILIDNLLKWSKLQKGQIKYNPEEIDILSITKDQIKAHQQGLLNKSLNIRVESSFNSTIVGDKNMISTVIGNLISNAIKFSYENEIIVVELSKIDNNFTFSIEDTGTGISESDKSKLFNLKGFVAQEGAKKEKGSGLGLVLSFSLVKIHKGSLHIDSEIGKGTIVTFTLPLS, encoded by the coding sequence ATGTCTGTAAACTTTCCTAAGAAGTATTATATTGTACTTGCTTTACTAGCTCTTGTGACAGCTATTGTGTTATACTGGGGAACTTCAGATATCTTATCACAAGAAAAATTTGCAAGAAAACAAAGACTAGAAATAGCTAATCGAGGCGTTTCTGAGGGATTAGAAAATGCTTTTAAAAATTACGCAACATTATTATCAGGGTTAAAATCACACATTGAGCTTACAAACATTGTTCCTCCAGAAGATTTTGCAAAGACCTATTTAGAAAATCAGACTAACGATTTAAATACGAACCCTCCCTTCTGTGTTTCCTATGTTGATACAAATCATATTTTCATATATGATTTTACAATGCAAGAAACAAAATCATTACAACTTGCTGGAAAATCTATAGAGTCCATTATTGGAAAAAGTGGTATAGAAAGAATGGATACTCTTATAACCAGTTCTGATTTTTATGTTTCTAACCCTACAAATCTTTTAGAAGGCAGAGTAGGTCTACCCGTAGGATTTGGAATAGTAAATAATGAGGGGGTCTCCTTGGGGTATATTTCTAGTGTAGTTGAGTTAGGCCCAATTATGGACGATCTGTATTTAGGTATTAATATAAAAGATCTAGTGTTTAAATTTCAAAGTAATGATGGCAGTTACTTTGATAGAACTAGAGCGTATAACGGTCAAAAGGTTTTTGCAAAAGAAAAAGATCCTCAATATTATAAGAACTTTGATATACATCCAGAACAATTTATAGCGTCCACTTTTTCATTTTACAATAAAAAGTTTATAGTAAGTAGCGCTTATAAATCCAGTTACAAAGAAAACACTAAAATTATTATATTTTCTCTAGCGTTGTATGTGTTGATTTTAGGGTTTATGTTGCTTCTAACTGTACGATATTATATATACAAAAGAAAAAATAGATTAATAGCAGCTCAAAAAAAGCGACTTACCTCGCTAGTGGAAACAAAAAATAAATTCTTTTCAATTATTGCACACGACTTACGGAGTCCTCTATCTTCCATAATAAATTTTCTGGATGTCCTTAATGACGAAAAAATCCAAAATGAAGAGACAAAGGCTATTATGAAATCTTTAGAATGCTCTAGTAGAAATAGTATCATACTTATAGACAATCTTTTAAAATGGTCAAAACTACAGAAAGGCCAGATAAAATATAATCCTGAAGAAATAGATATACTATCTATTACAAAAGACCAGATTAAAGCCCATCAGCAAGGTCTTTTAAACAAAAGTTTAAATATAAGAGTCGAATCAAGCTTTAATTCAACCATAGTTGGAGATAAAAATATGATTTCTACAGTAATTGGAAATTTAATTTCTAATGCTATAAAATTCTCCTATGAGAATGAAATTATAGTCGTCGAGTTGTCTAAAATAGACAACAACTTTACCTTTAGTATAGAAGATACAGGCACAGGAATATCAGAAAGTGATAAGTCAAAGCTTTTTAATCTCAAAGGTTTTGTTGCTCAAGAAGGGGCAAAAAAAGAAAAAGGCTCAGGACTGGGTTTAGTGCTAAGCTTTTCTTTGGTCAAGATTCACAAAGGATCACTCCATATAGATAGTGAGATTGGAAAAGGCACAATAGTTACTTTTACGCTGCCCCTTTCATAA
- a CDS encoding phosphoribosylglycinamide formyltransferase, translating to MKKIVIFASGNGTNAQRIIEFFQDRTDAQVVQVLSNNPRAKVLERATQLETSAISFNREALYRQEDVLNILKATGPDVIILAGFLWLFPEKIISAFPDKVLNIHPSLLPEFGGKGMYGKHVHEAVYAFAKAQHQKNPEKKVYTGITIHKVTPEYDKGGFLFQQRVEVDKDDTPKSIAEKIHLLEYEHFPKVIAKFLS from the coding sequence ATGAAAAAAATCGTGATTTTTGCCTCGGGTAACGGTACAAATGCCCAGCGTATTATAGAGTTTTTCCAGGATCGTACGGATGCACAAGTTGTGCAAGTACTCTCTAACAACCCGCGTGCCAAAGTTTTAGAAAGAGCAACGCAACTAGAAACTAGCGCTATTTCTTTTAATAGAGAAGCGCTATATAGACAAGAAGACGTTCTAAACATTCTAAAAGCAACGGGCCCAGATGTTATTATACTTGCTGGTTTCCTTTGGTTATTTCCAGAAAAAATAATTTCTGCCTTTCCAGATAAAGTGCTTAATATTCACCCATCATTGCTCCCAGAATTTGGCGGTAAGGGAATGTATGGCAAACATGTACATGAGGCCGTTTACGCTTTCGCGAAAGCGCAACACCAAAAAAACCCAGAGAAAAAAGTGTATACTGGCATCACAATACATAAAGTAACTCCTGAATATGACAAGGGCGGCTTTTTATTTCAGCAAAGGGTTGAAGTTGACAAAGATGATACTCCAAAGTCTATTGCCGAAAAAATACACCTACTAGAATATGAGCATTTCCCAAAAGTGATCGCAAAATTCTTATCTTAG
- a CDS encoding acyl carrier protein codes for MSDIASRVKAIIVDKLGVDENEVVTEASFTNDLGADSLDTVELIMEFEKEFDIQIPDDQAENIATVGQAVSYIEDAK; via the coding sequence ATGTCAGACATTGCATCAAGAGTAAAAGCGATAATCGTAGACAAATTAGGAGTAGACGAAAACGAAGTTGTAACAGAAGCGAGCTTCACAAACGACCTAGGCGCTGATTCACTAGACACAGTGGAACTCATTATGGAGTTTGAAAAGGAATTTGATATTCAAATCCCAGACGATCAAGCAGAAAATATTGCGACCGTAGGTCAAGCAGTTTCATATATAGAAGACGCAAAATAA
- a CDS encoding PfkB family carbohydrate kinase: MSKLVIVGTCAFDAIETPFGKTEKILGGAATYIGMAASKLNNVDPAIVSVVGEDFPDTYLSLLKDRDINIDGLEIVSGGKTFFWSGKYHNDMNTRDTLVTELNTLENFNPKVPASYTDAEIVMLGNLQPQVQLSVIEQMAKKPKLVILDTMNFWMDIALDELKETLKKVDVITINDEEARQLSGEYSLVTAAKVIHEMGPKYVVIKKGEHGALLFEGNNVFFAPALPLAEVFDPTGAGDTFAGGFAGYIAQAGDTSFETLKTALIYGSCLASFTVEKFGTERLESVTREEINKRLHQFKQLVQFDIHINN; the protein is encoded by the coding sequence ATGAGTAAATTGGTTATTGTGGGAACCTGCGCATTTGATGCGATTGAAACACCTTTTGGTAAAACTGAAAAAATTCTTGGTGGGGCGGCTACTTACATTGGTATGGCAGCGTCAAAGTTAAATAACGTTGATCCAGCTATCGTTTCTGTAGTAGGTGAAGATTTTCCAGATACATACTTGTCTTTATTAAAAGACCGTGATATAAATATAGATGGGCTAGAAATAGTTTCTGGTGGAAAAACGTTTTTCTGGAGTGGTAAATATCATAATGATATGAACACAAGAGATACCTTAGTTACAGAACTTAACACCCTAGAGAATTTTAATCCTAAAGTTCCTGCTTCTTATACCGATGCTGAGATTGTAATGCTAGGTAATTTACAGCCGCAAGTACAACTAAGTGTTATTGAGCAAATGGCAAAAAAGCCTAAGCTTGTCATTCTTGATACCATGAATTTCTGGATGGACATTGCACTTGATGAACTTAAGGAAACACTTAAGAAAGTTGACGTGATTACTATAAATGATGAAGAGGCTAGACAATTAAGTGGTGAATATTCGTTAGTAACAGCCGCAAAGGTAATTCACGAGATGGGACCTAAGTATGTGGTTATTAAAAAAGGAGAGCATGGCGCCTTACTTTTTGAAGGGAACAACGTGTTTTTTGCTCCTGCGTTACCACTAGCCGAGGTTTTTGATCCTACAGGAGCTGGAGATACATTTGCTGGAGGATTTGCAGGTTATATCGCTCAGGCAGGAGACACATCTTTTGAGACCTTAAAAACCGCCTTGATTTACGGTTCTTGCCTCGCCTCCTTTACCGTGGAAAAATTTGGAACAGAGCGTTTAGAGTCTGTAACTCGAGAAGAAATAAATAAAAGACTGCATCAGTTTAAACAGCTTGTGCAATTTGACATACACATTAATAATTAA
- the pyk gene encoding pyruvate kinase: protein MPQRKKTKIVATLGPATSKKEILHDMMNAGVDVFRINFSHADYEDVKERVDMIRQLSEETGHNTSILADLQGPKLRVGKMKEEVVVQPGDHITFSTESEFEGTKDRVYMNYKHFPRDVKKGERILLDDGKLMFEVLETDGETEVTAEVIQGGPLRSKKGVNLPNTNISLPALTEKDVKDAIFAISLKVDWIALSFVRHAQDLQQLQEIILEHSDYKIPIIAKIEKPEAVENIDKIIAFCDGLMVARGDLGVEIPAEEVPLIQKQLVLRAKEARIPVIIATQMMETMISSLTPTRAEVNDVANSVMDGADAVMLSGETSVGQYPVQVIEKMASICRNVEDSDLIKVPQNPPHIKTKRYITKAICYHASLMANEIDARAITTLTNSGYTAFQISAWRPSSHILVFTSNKQILTQLNLLWGVKAMFYDKFVSTDETVEDIRQLAVDRGFVDKGDMLINLVAMPLLDRGMVNTLRVSEV, encoded by the coding sequence ATGCCACAAAGAAAAAAAACAAAAATAGTAGCAACCTTAGGGCCCGCTACAAGTAAGAAAGAGATACTTCACGATATGATGAATGCAGGTGTAGATGTGTTCAGAATCAATTTTTCACATGCAGATTACGAGGATGTCAAAGAGCGTGTTGATATGATACGTCAACTCAGTGAAGAAACGGGTCATAACACTTCCATCCTTGCAGACCTACAAGGGCCAAAGTTGAGAGTTGGAAAGATGAAAGAAGAGGTGGTGGTGCAACCAGGCGATCACATTACTTTCTCTACAGAAAGTGAGTTTGAGGGTACAAAAGATCGTGTCTATATGAATTACAAGCACTTCCCAAGAGATGTAAAAAAAGGAGAACGAATCTTATTAGATGATGGTAAGTTAATGTTTGAGGTACTAGAAACAGATGGAGAAACAGAAGTCACAGCAGAAGTGATTCAAGGCGGACCATTACGCTCAAAGAAAGGTGTGAATTTACCTAATACTAATATATCACTACCTGCACTCACTGAGAAGGATGTAAAAGATGCCATTTTTGCTATTAGCCTCAAAGTAGACTGGATTGCTCTTTCTTTTGTACGTCACGCACAAGACTTACAACAACTACAAGAGATTATATTAGAACACTCTGATTATAAGATTCCAATTATAGCAAAAATTGAAAAACCAGAAGCCGTTGAAAATATTGATAAGATTATCGCTTTTTGTGATGGTTTGATGGTCGCGCGTGGTGATCTCGGAGTAGAGATTCCAGCAGAAGAAGTCCCATTGATTCAAAAGCAATTAGTTTTAAGGGCAAAGGAGGCTCGTATTCCAGTAATTATTGCTACTCAAATGATGGAAACGATGATTTCCAGCCTTACACCTACACGTGCAGAGGTTAATGATGTAGCAAATTCTGTAATGGATGGTGCAGATGCTGTAATGCTCTCTGGAGAAACTTCAGTGGGTCAATATCCAGTTCAAGTAATTGAGAAAATGGCATCTATATGTCGTAATGTGGAAGATTCAGACCTCATAAAAGTACCTCAAAATCCTCCACATATAAAAACGAAGAGATATATTACTAAGGCTATTTGTTACCATGCTTCACTTATGGCAAACGAAATTGATGCTAGAGCTATCACAACGCTTACAAATAGTGGGTATACTGCTTTTCAAATCTCGGCATGGCGACCTTCTTCTCATATTTTAGTATTTACTTCGAATAAACAAATTTTAACGCAACTCAACTTGCTTTGGGGTGTAAAAGCAATGTTTTACGACAAATTTGTGAGTACTGACGAGACTGTAGAAGATATTAGACAACTGGCTGTAGATAGAGGTTTTGTTGACAAAGGTGATATGCTTATTAATCTAGTAGCTATGCCCTTATTAGACAGAGGTATGGTAAATACTTTACGAGTATCAGAAGTGTAG
- a CDS encoding patatin-like phospholipase family protein — translation MKYLLSISVLFWSFQVFAQAENDDLKVGLVLSGGGAKGLAHIGVLKVIEEAGIKLDYIAGTSMGAVVGGLYAAGYSASQLDSIFTSVNFDNIIQDNLPREAKTFYERADAERYAIKLPFDNFKVSLPSSLSKGQNTYNLLSRTLEHVSDIENYSKLPIPFFCIATDVEKGEQVILDSGYLPESISASGALPSLFSPVLLDGKLLIDGGVVNNYPIYELRDKGMDIIIGVDVQDTLRGRKDLKSATDVLLQINNYKTIQDMVTKRGETDIYIRPSVDDFSVVSFDMGREIVSKGSKMAMDQYEILKELAIKQNATVKKKIAPITTDSIAIQAVTISGNDHYTRSYILGKLKFKPPLTLKYETLYEGFNNLSATENFKRVGHKLQAVEDGYLLHIALQEATSTQSLKLGIQYNDLYRASGLLNFTKKRVLFRNDVASMDLIVGDNIRYNFDYYIDKGFYWSVGLNSSYTSFNHSINAQLVEEVQGIDIAGVNKLSLDYQDLTNKIYLQTLFLKQFSLDLGLKHKYLDVETETLVSTNEGDQGVIFEKSHLAGAYGQLKYDSLDNIFFPNSGFYFDGDFNLYVYSSDFNNSFSEFGIANAEFKYAQNFKHNLTAILEISGGFKVGGKDTRTLDFFLGGYGAKKVNNMVPFLGYDFFSVTGDGYVKAAFELDYEIFKKNHVNLSANFANVGYDLFESPDDWLPPPSYSGYSLGYGAETFMGPMEVKYTYSPEIKASEWFISLGFRF, via the coding sequence ATGAAGTATTTACTTTCTATATCGGTATTGTTTTGGAGCTTTCAAGTTTTCGCGCAAGCAGAAAATGATGATTTAAAAGTGGGGCTTGTCTTAAGTGGCGGGGGAGCAAAAGGTCTTGCTCATATTGGAGTTCTTAAGGTGATTGAAGAAGCGGGCATAAAATTAGATTATATAGCAGGAACGAGTATGGGAGCTGTGGTTGGCGGCTTATATGCAGCTGGATATAGCGCCTCTCAACTCGATTCTATTTTTACTAGTGTAAATTTTGATAATATCATACAGGACAATTTACCTCGAGAGGCAAAAACCTTTTATGAACGTGCGGATGCAGAGAGGTATGCTATTAAACTACCTTTTGATAATTTTAAAGTATCACTACCTAGTTCTTTAAGCAAAGGACAGAACACTTATAATTTACTGTCTCGTACACTAGAACACGTATCTGATATAGAAAACTATAGCAAATTACCTATTCCTTTTTTTTGTATTGCTACAGATGTAGAAAAAGGGGAGCAAGTGATTTTAGATTCTGGTTATCTTCCAGAATCTATAAGCGCCAGTGGGGCATTACCTTCTTTATTTAGTCCTGTATTGCTAGATGGGAAGTTACTAATAGATGGCGGTGTCGTGAATAATTACCCTATCTATGAATTAAGAGACAAAGGGATGGACATTATTATAGGTGTAGATGTGCAAGATACTTTGAGGGGGCGTAAAGATTTAAAATCTGCTACTGACGTACTGCTACAAATAAATAATTATAAAACTATCCAAGATATGGTCACAAAAAGAGGTGAGACAGACATCTACATACGACCAAGTGTGGATGACTTTTCTGTGGTTTCTTTTGATATGGGCAGAGAGATTGTTTCTAAAGGGTCTAAAATGGCAATGGATCAATATGAGATACTTAAAGAACTTGCCATTAAACAAAATGCCACGGTCAAGAAAAAAATAGCTCCAATCACCACAGACTCTATAGCTATACAGGCCGTAACGATAAGTGGTAATGATCACTATACAAGGAGCTACATATTAGGTAAACTAAAGTTTAAACCCCCTTTAACATTAAAATACGAGACATTGTATGAAGGTTTTAATAACCTTTCTGCAACAGAAAATTTCAAGAGGGTAGGCCACAAATTACAAGCTGTAGAAGATGGATACTTGCTACACATAGCCCTACAAGAGGCAACAAGTACTCAGTCTTTAAAATTAGGAATCCAATATAACGACCTCTACCGAGCTTCAGGTCTTCTGAATTTTACAAAGAAAAGAGTGCTCTTTCGTAATGATGTTGCCTCTATGGATTTAATTGTAGGAGATAATATTAGATACAATTTTGACTATTATATTGATAAAGGTTTTTATTGGAGTGTTGGTCTTAACTCTTCATACACATCATTTAATCACAGTATTAATGCACAACTTGTTGAAGAGGTACAAGGTATTGACATCGCTGGTGTCAATAAATTAAGCCTAGACTATCAAGATCTTACAAACAAAATTTACCTACAAACTCTATTTCTCAAACAATTCTCACTAGACTTAGGTTTAAAGCATAAGTATCTTGATGTTGAGACAGAAACCCTAGTCTCAACAAATGAAGGCGATCAAGGCGTAATCTTTGAAAAAAGTCATCTCGCAGGGGCCTACGGACAGCTCAAGTACGACTCTCTAGATAATATTTTTTTTCCAAATTCTGGATTCTATTTTGACGGAGATTTTAATTTGTATGTATACTCATCAGATTTTAATAATTCTTTTTCAGAATTTGGTATTGCTAATGCTGAATTTAAATATGCTCAAAACTTTAAACACAACCTAACCGCTATTTTAGAGATTTCAGGGGGATTTAAGGTAGGAGGAAAAGATACAAGGACCTTAGATTTTTTTCTTGGAGGATACGGAGCAAAAAAAGTGAATAATATGGTTCCTTTTTTAGGTTATGATTTTTTTAGTGTTACTGGTGATGGATATGTAAAGGCTGCTTTTGAGTTAGACTATGAAATTTTCAAAAAAAACCATGTAAATCTATCTGCAAATTTTGCAAATGTAGGATATGATCTTTTTGAATCACCAGATGACTGGTTACCGCCCCCTTCTTATTCTGGGTATTCATTAGGGTATGGAGCAGAAACATTTATGGGTCCTATGGAAGTAAAATACACCTATAGTCCAGAGATAAAAGCAAGTGAGTGGTTTATAAGTCTTGGTTTTAGATTTTAA
- the fabF gene encoding beta-ketoacyl-ACP synthase II, protein MELKRVVVTGLGALTPIGNNIAEYWEGLSTGKSGCAPITYFDAEKFKTKFACELKNFDALEFFDRKEARKLDKFAQYALVASDEAINDAGIDLDTVDKFRVGVIWGAGIGGLETFQNEVLNFGAGDGTPRFNPFFIPKMIADIAPGNISIKHGFMGPNYTTVSACASSANAMIDALNYIRLGHCDIIVTGGSEAAVTPAGMGGFNAMHALSTRNDDMESASRPFDATRDGFVLGEGGGALILEEYEHAKARGAKIYAEVVGGGMSSDAYHMTAPHPDGIGVERVMLNCLRDAGLKPEDVDHINTHGTSTPLGDVAELKAISKVFGEHAADININSTKSMTGHLLGAAGAIESIAAILAMQHSLVPPTINHTTVDENIDPSFNLTLNKAQEKEINVAMSNTFGFGGHNACVLFKKLEA, encoded by the coding sequence ATGGAGTTAAAGCGAGTAGTAGTTACCGGACTTGGTGCACTTACCCCTATTGGAAATAATATCGCAGAATACTGGGAAGGACTTTCTACAGGTAAAAGTGGGTGCGCGCCCATCACTTATTTTGATGCAGAAAAGTTTAAGACGAAGTTTGCTTGTGAACTTAAAAACTTTGACGCTCTCGAGTTCTTTGATCGTAAAGAAGCTCGAAAGCTAGATAAATTTGCCCAGTATGCATTGGTAGCCTCAGATGAGGCTATCAATGACGCGGGTATCGACCTCGATACGGTTGATAAATTTAGAGTTGGAGTTATATGGGGAGCCGGTATAGGTGGTCTAGAAACTTTTCAAAATGAAGTTCTCAACTTTGGAGCCGGAGATGGAACCCCAAGATTTAATCCTTTCTTTATACCTAAAATGATAGCAGATATTGCTCCTGGTAATATTTCTATTAAGCATGGTTTTATGGGACCTAATTATACAACGGTCTCTGCCTGTGCTTCTTCTGCAAACGCAATGATCGATGCACTTAACTATATACGTTTAGGGCATTGTGATATTATAGTTACAGGAGGAAGTGAAGCAGCAGTTACACCCGCAGGTATGGGAGGTTTTAATGCAATGCATGCGTTATCAACTAGAAATGATGATATGGAGAGTGCGTCAAGACCTTTTGACGCCACTAGAGATGGATTTGTTTTAGGTGAAGGAGGCGGAGCTCTCATTCTTGAGGAATATGAGCACGCTAAAGCACGTGGCGCAAAAATTTATGCAGAAGTTGTAGGTGGAGGTATGTCTAGTGATGCTTATCACATGACAGCACCGCATCCAGACGGAATAGGTGTAGAGCGTGTAATGCTCAATTGTTTAAGAGATGCTGGTTTAAAACCAGAAGATGTAGATCATATTAATACACACGGTACTTCAACTCCTCTTGGTGATGTAGCAGAACTTAAAGCTATATCTAAAGTATTTGGAGAACACGCAGCAGATATTAATATAAATTCAACAAAATCTATGACAGGTCACCTCTTAGGTGCTGCTGGAGCTATAGAATCTATTGCTGCGATATTAGCAATGCAGCATAGTCTTGTCCCTCCAACTATAAACCACACGACTGTTGATGAAAATATAGACCCCTCTTTTAATCTTACACTTAATAAAGCTCAAGAAAAAGAGATTAATGTAGCCATGAGCAACACCTTTGGTTTTGGAGGCCATAACGCTTGTGTGTTATTTAAAAAATTAGAGGCTTAA
- a CDS encoding viroplasmin family protein, translating into MAKKQKFYVVWEGKRPGIYESWKDCKAMINGYAGAKYKSFETFAKAKKAYNGDYNDFKGSSMKKKVLTEAEKAKYGFPNLYSIAVDAASSGNPGKMEYRGVDTQTVKQLFHQGPFKQGTNNIGEFLALVHGLAYLKKIGSDRLIYSDSRIAIGWVKKKHCKTNLKKSPKNQDVFELIQRAEHWLKNNTYTTTIVKWETKAWGEIPADFGRK; encoded by the coding sequence ATGGCAAAAAAACAAAAATTCTACGTGGTCTGGGAGGGCAAAAGGCCTGGTATTTATGAATCTTGGAAAGATTGCAAGGCGATGATAAATGGTTATGCCGGAGCAAAATACAAGAGTTTTGAAACTTTTGCCAAAGCAAAAAAAGCATATAACGGAGACTATAACGACTTTAAAGGCTCCTCAATGAAGAAAAAAGTACTTACCGAAGCAGAGAAAGCCAAGTACGGCTTCCCTAACCTTTACTCTATCGCGGTGGATGCTGCGAGCTCTGGTAACCCCGGTAAGATGGAATATCGCGGCGTAGACACTCAAACGGTAAAACAGCTTTTTCACCAAGGGCCTTTTAAACAGGGTACAAATAATATAGGTGAGTTTCTAGCGCTTGTTCATGGTCTTGCATATTTAAAAAAAATAGGAAGTGATCGTCTCATTTATTCTGATTCTCGTATTGCCATAGGCTGGGTGAAGAAAAAGCATTGTAAAACAAATCTTAAAAAAAGTCCTAAAAATCAAGATGTTTTTGAACTCATACAACGTGCAGAGCATTGGCTTAAAAATAATACCTACACCACCACCATCGTAAAATGGGAAACCAAAGCCTGGGGGGAAATTCCTGCAGATTTTGGGAGGAAGTAA
- a CDS encoding IPExxxVDY family protein: MGAYKILLEDSIGYDFTLIAVHASLEPYYIAFLLNKHLNLRLSRSNRDLVLDEGVHPLNYPYFEYNDDHQYIDYYLFSNKMKGQEIVTAATGLFETESSIRTAYFIPEMQQVDYFVKIVEDGCAFAKAKTLKTLNQIPQIVTAYDVNVSSLKNKQNLIFE; this comes from the coding sequence ATGGGGGCTTACAAAATTCTCTTAGAAGATTCTATTGGCTATGACTTCACGCTCATTGCTGTTCATGCTTCTTTAGAACCATATTATATTGCCTTTTTACTTAATAAACACCTTAATCTCCGCCTCTCAAGATCAAATCGAGACCTTGTGCTAGATGAAGGGGTTCACCCCTTAAACTACCCTTATTTTGAATATAATGATGATCATCAGTATATCGATTATTATCTTTTTTCAAATAAGATGAAAGGACAAGAAATAGTGACAGCTGCAACGGGTCTTTTTGAAACAGAATCATCAATACGCACAGCATATTTTATACCTGAGATGCAACAGGTAGATTATTTTGTAAAAATTGTTGAAGATGGGTGCGCTTTCGCGAAAGCGAAAACCTTAAAAACGCTCAACCAAATACCACAAATCGTAACTGCTTACGACGTTAATGTGAGCTCGCTAAAAAACAAACAAAATTTAATTTTTGAATAA
- the rnc gene encoding ribonuclease III, giving the protein MSALKKIFNSRPNKDGSFFMRMHSILGFKPKEISYYEKAFTHRSLALKKEDGNPLNYERLEFLGDAMLGSVIAAHLFDVVQGGNEGYLTKMRSKVVSRKHLNELGRDLNLIRYVRANIPLDNFGANIHGNLFEALIGAIYLDRGYRYCEKFIKKRVIKPYVDIEKLEGRIISYKSVLIEWCQKEKKAFKFETFEDTGQDTLKHFGVKLYVDGRIAAKARATSKKKAEEIASKRAFYAFQREIEGN; this is encoded by the coding sequence ATGAGTGCTCTAAAAAAAATATTTAACTCTCGTCCCAACAAGGACGGGAGTTTTTTTATGCGTATGCATTCTATACTAGGCTTTAAGCCTAAAGAGATTAGCTACTATGAAAAAGCTTTTACTCACCGTTCTCTTGCTTTGAAGAAAGAAGATGGTAACCCACTCAACTATGAGCGATTAGAGTTTTTAGGAGACGCTATGCTAGGCTCTGTAATTGCGGCTCATTTATTTGATGTGGTGCAGGGCGGTAATGAAGGGTATCTCACAAAGATGAGGTCTAAAGTTGTAAGCCGTAAGCATCTCAATGAATTAGGGAGGGATCTTAATTTAATACGTTACGTAAGAGCAAATATCCCATTAGATAACTTTGGAGCAAATATACACGGCAATCTCTTCGAGGCTCTTATTGGTGCAATTTACTTGGATAGAGGATATCGCTATTGCGAGAAATTCATAAAAAAACGAGTTATAAAACCCTATGTTGATATTGAAAAATTAGAGGGTCGTATCATAAGTTATAAGAGCGTTTTGATAGAATGGTGTCAAAAGGAGAAAAAAGCATTTAAGTTTGAAACTTTTGAAGATACTGGACAGGACACTTTAAAACATTTTGGCGTCAAGCTATATGTCGATGGTAGAATCGCCGCAAAGGCTAGAGCAACTAGCAAGAAAAAAGCAGAAGAAATTGCATCTAAACGGGCTTTTTATGCTTTTCAGCGAGAAATTGAAGGTAATTAA